In Rhodoferax koreense, a genomic segment contains:
- a CDS encoding amidohydrolase family protein produces MQTTAPTTYPNACDSHVHVYDSRFALIPNVPVVPPDAPVSAYRAVQQALGLQRAIIVQPSGYGWDNSCAVDALSQLGDTARGIALIAPDAPDAEIHRLHAAGMRGVRFMMIGDAPRPLGWDVLAPMAARLAGFGWMVNLQLDGRDMPAHEDVLKRLPCPLVIDHVGKFLEPVRPEHASFQSLLRVLDTGRAWIKLSAPYETSKTGAPAYEDVSLLARTLAEKFPERCLWASNWPHPGRHPAPSDAAMYELLSDWAVSSATRQRILVDNPASLYGF; encoded by the coding sequence ATGCAAACAACGGCCCCCACCACCTACCCCAACGCCTGCGACAGCCATGTGCACGTCTACGACAGCCGCTTCGCGCTGATCCCCAACGTCCCGGTGGTGCCGCCGGATGCGCCCGTCTCGGCCTACCGGGCCGTGCAGCAGGCGCTGGGCCTGCAGCGCGCCATCATCGTGCAACCCAGCGGCTACGGCTGGGACAACAGCTGCGCCGTCGACGCGCTGAGTCAGCTCGGCGACACGGCGCGTGGCATCGCGCTGATCGCACCGGATGCGCCAGACGCCGAAATCCATCGCCTGCATGCCGCGGGCATGCGCGGCGTGCGTTTCATGATGATCGGCGACGCACCCAGGCCCCTGGGTTGGGACGTGCTGGCGCCGATGGCGGCGCGGCTGGCCGGCTTCGGCTGGATGGTCAACCTGCAGCTCGACGGCCGCGACATGCCGGCGCACGAAGACGTGCTCAAGCGCCTGCCGTGCCCGCTGGTGATCGACCACGTCGGCAAGTTCCTGGAGCCCGTGCGGCCCGAGCACGCATCGTTCCAGTCGCTGCTGCGGGTGCTCGATACCGGCCGCGCTTGGATCAAGCTGTCGGCGCCCTATGAAACCTCGAAGACCGGCGCACCGGCCTACGAAGACGTGAGCCTGCTGGCGCGCACCCTGGCCGAGAAGTTTCCCGAACGCTGCCTCTGGGCCAGCAACTGGCCGCACCCCGGCCGCCATCCGGCGCCGTCGGACGCGGCGATGTACGAACTGCTCTCCGACTGGGCCGTGAGCAGCGCGACGCGCCAGCGCATCCTGGTGGACAACCCTGCGTCGCTCTATGGCTTTTGA
- a CDS encoding recombination-associated protein RdgC, giving the protein MFKNVMVYRIGPAWSPSLEQIEASLDKHRFVECGASQEMSLGWSEPRGEAHGPLAESVGGQWILKLSIESKSVPASVIKRKAAERLQEIEATTGRKPGKKESKEIQEDVKQSLLPMAFTKRSSVLVWIDPASRTLVIDAGSQGRADEVISNLVKAIDGFSVMQINTQLSPAAAMAEWLTTQEAPAGFSIDRECELKAADESKSVVKYARHALDIEEVRQHVAEGKIPTKLALTWEGRVSFMLTEGLQVKKIAFLDGVFDGPSQGQQEKEDGFDADAAIATGEMQQLIPALMLALGGEVEIGVAAPKDEATPEAPATAAEPAEAPF; this is encoded by the coding sequence GTGTTCAAGAACGTGATGGTGTACCGCATCGGACCCGCCTGGTCCCCCTCCCTCGAACAGATCGAAGCCAGCCTCGACAAGCACCGCTTCGTCGAATGCGGCGCGAGCCAGGAAATGTCGCTCGGCTGGTCCGAGCCGCGCGGCGAGGCGCATGGCCCGCTGGCCGAATCCGTCGGCGGCCAGTGGATTCTCAAGCTCTCGATCGAAAGCAAGTCCGTGCCAGCCTCGGTGATCAAGCGCAAGGCCGCGGAACGGCTGCAGGAGATCGAGGCCACCACGGGCCGCAAGCCCGGCAAGAAGGAATCCAAGGAAATCCAGGAAGACGTGAAGCAGTCGCTGCTGCCGATGGCCTTCACCAAGCGCAGCAGCGTGCTGGTGTGGATCGACCCGGCATCGCGCACGCTGGTGATCGACGCCGGCAGCCAGGGCCGTGCCGACGAGGTCATCAGCAACCTGGTCAAGGCCATCGACGGCTTCAGCGTGATGCAGATCAACACCCAGCTCTCGCCGGCCGCGGCCATGGCCGAGTGGCTGACCACGCAGGAAGCACCGGCGGGCTTCAGCATCGACCGCGAATGCGAACTCAAGGCCGCCGACGAATCGAAGTCGGTGGTGAAATACGCCCGCCATGCGCTCGACATCGAGGAGGTGCGCCAGCACGTGGCCGAGGGCAAGATCCCGACCAAGCTGGCCCTGACCTGGGAAGGCCGTGTGTCCTTCATGCTGACCGAAGGCCTGCAGGTGAAGAAGATCGCTTTCCTCGACGGTGTGTTCGACGGCCCTTCGCAAGGACAGCAGGAAAAGGAAGACGGCTTCGATGCCGACGCGGCGATCGCCACCGGCGAGATGCAGCAACTCATCCCGGCGCTGATGCTGGCGCTCGGCGGCGAGGTGGAGATCGGTGTGGCCGCACCCAAGGACGAGGCGACGCCCGAAGCCCCCGCGACGGCTGCAGAACCCGCAGAAGCCCCCTTCTAG
- a CDS encoding aspartate/glutamate racemase family protein — MRNLLVINPNTSASVSALLQHHVQAAAGSAVAVSTRTARFGAPYIACEASFTVAGHATLDTWAAALAEEDAPAPDAVLIGCFGDPGLLALRESSPVPVTGLAEASFIAATRRSDGGRFAIVTGGERWAPMLQRLALSLGHGPALAGIHTVQPTGAQLAADPVAARLLLAEACRQVARQTGARAVVLGGAGLAGMAAAIQSQVDVPVIDSVVAGATWALRGDAPAAERSLPGFDVAWEHVSAELTALGTTRR, encoded by the coding sequence ATGCGCAACCTGCTCGTCATCAATCCCAACACCTCCGCCAGCGTCAGCGCGCTGCTGCAGCACCACGTGCAGGCCGCGGCCGGCAGCGCGGTCGCCGTGTCCACCCGCACCGCGCGTTTCGGTGCGCCGTACATTGCCTGCGAGGCCAGCTTCACCGTGGCCGGACACGCCACGCTCGATACCTGGGCCGCGGCCCTGGCCGAGGAAGACGCGCCCGCGCCCGACGCGGTGCTGATCGGCTGCTTCGGCGACCCTGGCCTGCTGGCGCTGCGGGAGAGCAGTCCGGTGCCGGTCACCGGCCTGGCCGAGGCCTCGTTCATCGCCGCGACACGGCGAAGCGATGGGGGCCGCTTTGCCATCGTCACCGGCGGCGAACGCTGGGCGCCGATGCTGCAGCGCCTGGCGCTCTCGCTCGGCCATGGGCCGGCCCTGGCGGGCATCCATACCGTGCAGCCTACCGGTGCCCAGCTGGCGGCGGATCCGGTGGCGGCCAGGCTGCTGCTGGCCGAGGCCTGCCGCCAGGTGGCGCGCCAAACCGGCGCGCGGGCCGTGGTCCTCGGCGGCGCGGGCCTGGCTGGCATGGCCGCGGCCATCCAGTCGCAGGTGGATGTGCCGGTGATCGACAGCGTGGTGGCGGGGGCGACCTGGGCGCTGCGCGGCGACGCGCCTGCGGCGGAACGCAGCCTGCCAGGCTTTGACGTGGCCTGGGAGCACGTGTCCGCCGAACTCACGGCGCTCGGAACGACCCGGCGCTGA
- a CDS encoding GntR family transcriptional regulator, with protein MSSPVESPTPASAALSDNDIYERVISAILDHRLPPGTKLVEDKLATAFGVSRTRIRPVLVRLAGEQVVTLTPNRGAAIAQPTVQEAREVFEARRMIEPRLVALFIAQAGADDIANLMDGIAGEEAARRAGDMRRAIRLAGDFHLRIAQAAGHQTLGRILRELVSRTSLILMTYSPSHTSEREEATACGCREHRALIDAIRLRDAKEAAALMLDHLVRLESQLDFSPPGTAAPDLVSLFGQAA; from the coding sequence ATGTCATCGCCAGTTGAATCTCCGACGCCTGCCAGCGCCGCGCTCAGCGACAACGACATCTACGAACGCGTGATCTCCGCCATCCTCGACCATCGGCTGCCGCCCGGCACCAAGCTGGTCGAAGACAAGCTCGCCACGGCCTTCGGTGTGTCGCGCACGCGCATCCGGCCGGTGCTGGTGCGCCTGGCGGGCGAGCAGGTGGTGACGCTCACGCCGAACCGTGGCGCCGCCATCGCCCAGCCCACGGTGCAGGAAGCGCGCGAGGTGTTCGAGGCGCGCCGCATGATCGAGCCGCGCCTGGTGGCACTCTTCATCGCCCAGGCCGGCGCCGACGACATCGCCAACCTCATGGACGGCATCGCGGGGGAAGAAGCCGCCCGCAGGGCCGGGGACATGCGCCGCGCGATCCGGCTCGCGGGCGACTTCCACCTGCGGATTGCGCAGGCGGCGGGTCACCAGACGCTGGGCCGGATCCTGCGCGAACTGGTCTCGCGCACCTCGCTGATCCTCATGACCTACAGCCCGAGCCACACCAGCGAACGCGAGGAGGCCACCGCCTGCGGCTGCCGCGAACACCGCGCGCTGATCGACGCGATCCGCCTGCGCGATGCGAAGGAGGCCGCGGCGCTGATGCTCGACCATCTGGTGCGGCTCGAATCGCAACTCGATTTCAGCCCGCCGGGCACGGCTGCGCCTGATCTGGTGAGCCTGTTCGGCCAGGCGGCATAG
- a CDS encoding ABC transporter permease, whose protein sequence is MSLREKRAASFWPLALVFSLFVLFMYGPMLVIFILSFQGPEGGLTFPVRGLSLHWFYKLAEGLGVVDIGAALRRSLGLGLAVMACTVVLSVLAGLAFRKKLKGGNALFFIVVASLIMPSIIVSLGIGLEFRLLDTGIKAALGAFGMDSALEGFGTSLGLFTSALGAHLTWTLPFGLLIMFAVFNRFSPSYEEAARDLGATPWQGFRHVVLPLIAPSVVGIGMFGFTLSWDEIARTSQAIGDVNTLPLELQGLTSTVTTPSIYALGTVTTIVSFVVMGLTLALVWLLGRGRKGRASA, encoded by the coding sequence ATGTCCCTGAGAGAAAAACGCGCCGCCAGCTTCTGGCCGCTGGCCCTGGTCTTTTCGCTGTTCGTGCTGTTCATGTACGGCCCGATGCTGGTCATCTTCATCCTGAGTTTCCAGGGGCCCGAAGGCGGGCTCACCTTCCCGGTGCGCGGCCTGTCGCTGCACTGGTTCTACAAGCTGGCCGAGGGCCTGGGCGTGGTCGACATCGGCGCGGCGCTGCGGCGCTCGCTCGGCCTGGGCCTGGCGGTGATGGCCTGCACCGTGGTGCTGTCGGTGCTGGCCGGGCTGGCGTTCCGCAAGAAGCTCAAGGGCGGCAACGCGCTGTTCTTCATCGTCGTGGCCAGCCTGATCATGCCGTCGATCATCGTGTCGCTGGGCATCGGGCTGGAGTTCCGCCTGCTCGACACCGGCATCAAGGCCGCGCTCGGCGCCTTCGGCATGGACAGTGCGCTCGAAGGCTTCGGCACATCGCTCGGCCTGTTCACCTCGGCGCTCGGCGCGCATCTCACCTGGACGCTGCCTTTCGGGCTGCTGATCATGTTCGCGGTGTTCAACCGCTTCAGCCCCTCCTACGAAGAAGCCGCCCGCGATCTCGGCGCCACGCCGTGGCAGGGGTTTCGCCACGTGGTGCTGCCGCTGATCGCGCCGTCGGTCGTGGGCATCGGCATGTTCGGCTTCACGCTGAGCTGGGACGAGATCGCACGCACCTCGCAGGCCATCGGCGACGTCAACACGCTGCCGCTGGAACTGCAGGGGCTGACCTCCACCGTCACCACGCCGTCGATCTACGCGCTGGGCACCGTCACCACCATCGTCTCGTTCGTGGTCATGGGCCTCACGCTGGCCCTGGTCTGGCTGCTGGGCCGGGGACGCAAGGGCCGCGCATCGGCATGA
- a CDS encoding ABC transporter permease, giving the protein MSSTAAPPPSANASPAPGRSLSAWWQATPLTVVFALFFLIPLALILMVSFWDFNEYELLPGFTFKNYISVFDGCSNMADMCTTLRTYLSTFKFCLLVWLITLVIGFAVSYFLAFHVRSSGVQTLLFVLCTIPFWTSNVIRMISWVPLLGRNGLVNQTLMEMHLVDAPVEWLLFSDFSVTLAFVHLYTMFMIVPIFNSMMRIDRSLLEAANDSGASGWQTLWNVIVPLSRTGIIIGSIFVITIVMGDFVTIGVMGGQQIASIGKIIQVQTSYLQFPLAAANAVILLAIVLMIIYGLTRLVDIRKEL; this is encoded by the coding sequence ATGAGCTCCACCGCCGCCCCGCCGCCCTCCGCCAACGCCAGCCCGGCGCCTGGGCGCAGCCTTTCCGCCTGGTGGCAGGCGACGCCGCTGACGGTGGTGTTCGCCTTGTTCTTTTTGATCCCGCTGGCCCTGATCCTGATGGTCAGTTTCTGGGACTTCAACGAATACGAATTGCTGCCCGGCTTCACGTTCAAGAACTACATTTCGGTGTTCGACGGCTGCAGCAACATGGCCGACATGTGCACCACGCTGCGCACCTACCTGTCGACCTTCAAGTTCTGCCTGCTGGTCTGGCTGATCACGCTGGTGATTGGCTTCGCGGTGTCGTATTTCCTGGCCTTCCACGTGCGATCCTCGGGCGTGCAGACGCTGCTGTTCGTGCTGTGCACCATCCCGTTCTGGACGTCGAACGTGATCCGCATGATCTCCTGGGTGCCGCTGCTCGGACGCAACGGGCTGGTGAACCAGACGCTCATGGAAATGCACCTGGTCGATGCCCCGGTCGAGTGGCTGCTGTTCTCCGATTTCTCGGTCACGCTGGCCTTCGTGCACCTCTACACCATGTTCATGATCGTGCCCATCTTCAACTCGATGATGCGCATCGACCGCAGCCTGCTCGAGGCGGCCAACGACAGCGGCGCGAGCGGCTGGCAGACGTTGTGGAACGTGATCGTGCCGCTGTCGCGCACCGGCATCATTATCGGCTCGATCTTCGTCATCACCATCGTCATGGGTGACTTCGTGACGATCGGCGTGATGGGCGGCCAGCAGATCGCCTCCATCGGCAAGATCATCCAGGTGCAGACCTCCTACCTGCAATTCCCGCTGGCCGCGGCCAACGCCGTGATCCTGCTGGCCATCGTGCTGATGATCATCTACGGCCTGACGCGCCTCGTCGACATTCGCAAGGAGCTCTGA
- a CDS encoding ABC transporter substrate-binding protein, whose translation MSDSLPESIDASTAANVKRRSLLKGTAGILAAGVFPAIHAQEKIVLRYLGTAVNQDKAIAEKFKADTGIEIQYVAVTTDDVTKRVVTAPNSFDLVDTEYFSLKKIVPTGNLKGIDTKRIKNADKITTLFTTGEIGGKKVGDQGTAPKKVIYLEGEKSKVFAKSPTQFMSLIPTVYNADTLGIRPDLIKRPIDSWAELLNPEFKGKAAILNIPSIGIMDAAMVVEAKGLYKYPDKGNMTKKEIDLTIKTLIEAKKAGQFRALWKDFNESVNLMSSGEVVIQSMWSPAVTAVRTKGIACNFQPLKEGYRAWAAGFGLPTTLSGKKLDGAYEFINWFLDGWAGAYLNRQGYYSAVLETAKAKMEAYEWAYWMEGKPATQDIKSPNGDVLAKTGQVRDGGSYEARMGGIACWNAVMDENNYMVQKWNEFVAA comes from the coding sequence ATGTCCGACTCTCTTCCAGAATCCATCGACGCTTCCACGGCCGCCAACGTCAAGCGCCGTTCGCTGCTCAAGGGCACGGCCGGCATTCTGGCCGCCGGTGTGTTTCCCGCGATCCACGCGCAGGAAAAAATCGTGCTGCGCTACCTCGGCACCGCGGTGAACCAGGACAAGGCCATCGCCGAAAAATTCAAGGCCGATACCGGCATCGAAATCCAGTACGTGGCCGTGACCACCGACGACGTCACCAAGCGTGTGGTCACCGCACCCAACAGCTTCGACCTGGTCGACACCGAATACTTCTCGCTGAAGAAGATCGTGCCCACCGGCAACCTCAAGGGCATCGACACCAAGCGCATCAAGAACGCCGACAAGATCACCACGCTGTTCACCACCGGCGAAATCGGCGGCAAGAAGGTCGGCGACCAGGGCACGGCGCCGAAGAAGGTGATCTACCTCGAAGGCGAGAAGAGCAAGGTCTTCGCCAAGAGCCCGACCCAGTTCATGTCGCTGATCCCCACGGTCTACAACGCCGACACGTTGGGCATCCGCCCCGACCTGATCAAGCGCCCGATCGATTCCTGGGCCGAACTGCTGAACCCCGAATTCAAGGGCAAGGCCGCGATCCTGAACATCCCGTCGATCGGCATCATGGACGCGGCCATGGTGGTGGAAGCCAAGGGCCTCTACAAGTACCCCGACAAGGGCAACATGACGAAGAAGGAGATCGACCTCACCATCAAGACCCTGATCGAAGCCAAGAAGGCCGGCCAGTTCCGCGCGCTGTGGAAGGACTTCAATGAGTCGGTGAACCTGATGTCGTCTGGCGAAGTGGTCATCCAGTCGATGTGGAGCCCCGCCGTCACCGCCGTGCGCACCAAGGGCATCGCCTGCAACTTCCAGCCGCTGAAGGAAGGCTACCGCGCCTGGGCCGCCGGCTTCGGCCTGCCGACCACGCTGTCGGGCAAGAAGCTCGACGGCGCCTACGAGTTCATCAACTGGTTCCTCGACGGCTGGGCTGGCGCCTACCTGAACCGCCAGGGCTACTACAGCGCCGTGCTGGAGACCGCCAAGGCCAAGATGGAAGCCTACGAGTGGGCCTACTGGATGGAAGGCAAGCCCGCCACGCAAGACATCAAGAGCCCGAACGGCGACGTGCTGGCCAAGACCGGCCAGGTGCGCGACGGCGGCAGCTATGAAGCCCGCATGGGCGGCATCGCCTGCTGGAACGCGGTGATGGACGAGAACAACTACATGGTCCAGAAGTGGAATGAGTTCGTCGCTGCGTAA
- a CDS encoding ABC transporter ATP-binding protein, with protein MQAPNTSVTSLATPAPAAIEIISLTKRYAQGKPAVDSINLRIASGSYCCLLGPSGCGKSTTLRMIAGHESVTSGDILLENRNITDLPAAERGTAMMFQSFALFPHLSALDNVAFSLKMKGVDKAKRQAAAKDLLERVAMGHLAERKPAELSGGQQQRVALARALITQPRVLLLDEPLSALDPFLRIQMRAELRRWQKELGLTFIHVTHSQEEAMALADTMVVMNHGLIEQVGPPHEVYNRPNSEFVARFMGGHNVIDTPAGKIGVRTDHMLVTPAAEAAADGPHNMPAVVTDVEYQGTYVLLGLQKPGKAQTASSTAEFSVMVSEAQFGARPYQVGEPVQLSWAPTAAHSLTTLTKAMAASPAAAMA; from the coding sequence ATGCAAGCTCCCAACACCTCCGTGACTTCCTTGGCGACACCGGCGCCCGCGGCCATCGAAATCATTTCCTTGACCAAGCGTTACGCCCAGGGCAAGCCGGCGGTGGACAGCATCAACCTGCGCATCGCCAGCGGCAGCTACTGCTGCCTGCTCGGCCCTTCGGGTTGCGGCAAGAGCACCACGCTGCGCATGATCGCCGGGCACGAGTCGGTGACCAGCGGGGACATCCTGCTCGAAAACCGCAACATCACCGACCTGCCCGCGGCCGAACGCGGCACCGCCATGATGTTTCAGAGCTTTGCGCTGTTTCCGCACCTCTCGGCGCTGGACAACGTCGCCTTCAGCCTGAAGATGAAGGGCGTGGACAAGGCCAAGCGCCAGGCCGCGGCGAAGGATCTGTTGGAGCGTGTGGCCATGGGCCATCTGGCCGAACGCAAGCCGGCCGAACTCTCCGGCGGCCAGCAGCAACGCGTGGCGCTGGCGCGCGCCCTGATCACCCAGCCGCGCGTGCTGCTGCTCGACGAACCGCTTTCCGCACTCGACCCCTTCCTGCGCATCCAGATGCGCGCCGAGCTGCGCCGCTGGCAGAAGGAACTCGGCCTGACCTTCATCCACGTGACCCATTCGCAGGAAGAGGCCATGGCGCTGGCCGACACCATGGTGGTGATGAACCACGGCCTGATCGAACAGGTCGGCCCGCCGCACGAGGTCTACAACCGGCCCAACAGCGAATTCGTGGCGCGCTTCATGGGCGGCCACAACGTGATCGACACACCCGCCGGCAAGATCGGCGTGCGCACCGACCACATGCTGGTCACGCCGGCCGCCGAAGCCGCCGCCGACGGCCCGCACAACATGCCAGCCGTGGTCACCGACGTCGAATACCAGGGCACCTATGTGCTGCTCGGGCTGCAGAAGCCGGGCAAGGCACAGACGGCCAGTTCCACCGCCGAGTTTTCGGTGATGGTGTCGGAGGCGCAGTTCGGTGCGCGTCCCTACCAGGTCGGCGAGCCGGTGCAGCTTTCGTGGGCACCGACCGCCGCGCATTCGTTGACCACATTGACCAAGGCCATGGCGGCTTCCCCTGCGGCTGCGATGGCCTGA
- a CDS encoding bactofilin family protein has protein sequence MALQSPFFGKRENESLGTRPTTQPASAGAHSVLGSHNSLSQPAPSSATSMTTNTTASSTTPSGTAKEGGSKLTVGPNIKLKGVEITDCDTLVVEGTVEATMDSRVMQIAEMGSFNGSAEIDIAEIHGAFNGDLTVREKLVIYATGRVTGKIRYGKVVIEEGGQLSGEISFGTAASGKAANASAKAPLQAIA, from the coding sequence GTGGCCCTGCAATCACCCTTTTTCGGCAAGCGAGAAAACGAATCCCTGGGTACCCGCCCGACCACCCAGCCCGCCAGCGCGGGTGCGCATTCGGTGCTCGGTTCTCACAACAGTCTGTCCCAGCCAGCGCCTTCCAGCGCCACTTCCATGACGACCAACACCACCGCTTCGAGCACCACCCCCTCCGGCACCGCCAAGGAAGGCGGCAGCAAGCTCACCGTCGGCCCGAACATCAAGCTCAAGGGCGTGGAGATCACCGATTGCGACACCCTGGTGGTCGAAGGCACGGTCGAAGCCACGATGGACTCGCGGGTGATGCAGATCGCCGAGATGGGTTCCTTCAACGGCTCCGCCGAAATCGACATCGCGGAAATCCACGGCGCGTTCAATGGCGACCTCACCGTGCGCGAAAAGCTGGTGATCTATGCCACCGGTCGCGTCACCGGCAAGATCCGCTACGGCAAGGTGGTGATCGAAGAGGGCGGCCAGCTGTCCGGCGAGATCAGTTTCGGCACCGCGGCTTCGGGCAAGGCCGCAAACGCCAGCGCCAAGGCACCGTTGCAGGCGATCGCCTGA